In Thermoanaerobacterium xylanolyticum LX-11, the genomic window GATTGTAAAGCACGATATTACTCAGACAGCATTTGAGCTAAGTTACGTAAAAGAGGTAGCAAAGGTGGCTCAAAAGCTTGGTAAAGATGCTAAGATTCATGTTAAGATAGACACAGGGATGGGTCGCATCGGCTACAATGACATGAATAAAGCTTATGAGGAGATTTTAACCATGTCAAATCTTGCTGGAATCAACATTGAAGGCATATTTAGCCATTTTTCGTCATCAGACGAAAAAGACAAGGAATATACGTTAAGACAGCTTGAGATCTTTTTAAATCTTATAGAAAGGCTTAAAAAGTCGGGCTTATACATTCCTATTAGGCACATAGCAAACAGTGCTGCAATATTAGACATGCCGGAAACACACCTTGACATGGTAAGACCGGGGATTATACTTTACGGCAGTTTCCCTTCAAGTGAAGTTAATAAAAAAATCGATTTACTTCCAACTATATCATTAAGATCTAAAGTCGTCTATGTTAAAGATGTGGGTGAAGGAGAATATATAAGCTACAACAGGACGTATAGGACAAACAGAAAAAGCCGCATAGCAACTTTGCCTATAGGATATGCGGATGGCTTAAATAGGCTTTTATCAAATAATCACAATGTCATAATAAATGGCAAATACGCTCCTATAGTTGGTAAAATATGCATGGATCAATGTATGGTTGATGTGACAGAGATTGAAGATGTTAAGGAAGGAGATGTTGCTACTATTATGGGAGAAGCAGATGGCAAATTCATAAGCGCTGATGAAATTGCA contains:
- the alr gene encoding alanine racemase, translated to MLNLYRPTWAEVNLDNIIHNYKEIRKITDKNAGIMAVVKANAYGHGSYEVSKELINCGVDYLAVATIDEALELREQGISKPILILGYTPAKFADVIVKHDITQTAFELSYVKEVAKVAQKLGKDAKIHVKIDTGMGRIGYNDMNKAYEEILTMSNLAGINIEGIFSHFSSSDEKDKEYTLRQLEIFLNLIERLKKSGLYIPIRHIANSAAILDMPETHLDMVRPGIILYGSFPSSEVNKKIDLLPTISLRSKVVYVKDVGEGEYISYNRTYRTNRKSRIATLPIGYADGLNRLLSNNHNVIINGKYAPIVGKICMDQCMVDVTEIEDVKEGDVATIMGEADGKFISADEIANKLKTISYEVYCGISRRVPRIYIFNGEITKVENYLKC